aagtaAATATCGAACCTTCGATGATGTGTGTAATATTAATGTATATACaggttatatttataaattaatagtTGCATTAATAAAAGCAGAaatgccaaaacatgaaatattaatttaatgtCGTTTATATCGTGGTTGATTTTGCAAATATAATAAAGAATTTCGTTATTTTAGGTCATGGCATTGTCATATATATGTCAAACTTCATTGCCTCCAAAAGAGACGTAAAGAATGTGCAGGCACTAGCTGTAATGACAAACTCACAAACTATTGACCCTTAATTATCgcaagttaattaattatcatttatatatatcatacttataatttatattgaaGCTCGCTCAGTGAACCTTAATTAGCCAAATCAggctcagagagagagagagagagagagagagagagagagagagagagagagagagagagagagagatctcaATGGAAGAGGTTGGAGGAGGAACAGTTTGTGTAACTGGTGGAACAGGATATGTGGCTTCATGGCTGATTATGAGGCTTCTTCAGCATGGCTACTCTGTCCGGGCCACCGTTCGATCCAACCCTTCAGGTAATTCAGATCAAATGACCTACAATAGTTGTGTTGATCAATGATGATGAAAACCATACCAAACAGTTGGAGATTgtatgaaatttttgtttcatcatatgtcagtttagttttctagTATAGGTTAATCTGCAGAAGTTTCCGTTTTCTTATAATTTCTTTGTTACATGTTGTTCTTGTAATTGTTTGATGAGCGCACAAACAAGATattcaacatatatatagagtagCACTCAAGCACCAATAGTCAGTAAGTTAGTATGGCGCTAATCAATTTGCAGGGTTGACCTTTGAATGAGGAACTAAAAATAATACTGTCGGATTATAAAATTTACACTATGGAGTAGACTAAAGTAAGTAGTTAGCACTATATTAACTTAGTAACTGGTTAGCGTTTGAGCGTTGCTGAACATGTATATAATTCCAAGGGTATGTTCACATATTGTCGATTGATTTTGAGTTAGGTGTTATAATTCTCTCACAGTATTAAAGAAGGTAGCCAGGTGAACGTGAAAGAAGGTAGCCACGTGTCcatttttggattttcttgggtgtttaatttttcacttATGGCCTTTTTGACATATAATTTGATGAGCTgatcatatttatatatggcAGCTGAAAGCAAGAGAGATATCAGCTACTTGACAAACTTACCAGGAGCCCCAGACAGACTCCAAATTTTCCATGCAGATCTCAATCAACCCGAGACTTTCAACGAGGCCATTCAAGGCTGCACTGGAGTCTTCCACGTTGCTCACCCCATTGACGTGGAAGGCAAAGAACCTGAGGAAACAGTGACCAACAGAGCTCTGGAAGGAACCCTAGGCATTTTAAAGGCATGCATAAACTCCAAGACAGTGAAACGCGTCATTTACACTTCAAGTTTAGCCACAATATTGTTCAACAGCAAAGGCCTTAGTGAAACTGATGAAAGTACATGGAGTGAGCTTGATCTTTGCAAAAGCAGCAGCCTTGTGAGCTCTTCATACTTGGTTTCTAAAACAGTTGTGGAGAGGGCAGCTTTGGAGTTTGCAGAAAAGCATGGCTTGGATCTTGTCACTGTTGTTCTTCCCATTGTATTTGGACCCTTCATTTGTCCAAATATTCCTGCTTCTGTGTACATGGGACTGGCTCCCATATTtggtaactttttttaaatactgcATAGTCCTGCATCTGTGTGCactaaattatttttcgtgtcacgttttattaaattttattcacCAAATAACCAGTAGTATTTAATTGGTTAAAATAGGAAcactattttaaattttattttttaataataaataaagtattAACATGTATATTAGTATATACTTTCTATTATGAAATCCTCAATTCTTTAATTGGTTGTATTGTTAAGTAGTTATTTTTTGACGTATGTAGGTGACGAGGACAAATGTAAATATCTTACTAACACATATATGGTACACATAGATGATGTGGCAAGTGCACATATCCATCTTCTGGAACATTCTAATGCAAAAGGGAGGTACATTTGTTCCTCAGTTCAAACAAcaattcatgaattatatgattttcttCCTGCAAGATACCCCGACTTTCAAATACGAATGTCAGAGTAAGATTATGGTTTCTCCTTTATATTCTTATTAGAATGCTACTATCAGTTGATGTGAGTTTCACTTTACATATGTTAAACTACTTGGTGGTTGTATTAATTGAGGTGTggcttaattatttatatgtgTGTAAACAACTGACGCTAACGAATTTATTGTCGTTGATGATGCCAAATATACTGAGGCATATTCAATCtttcttattgttttcttctttttaatctATACTTTTTCAGCAACTTAAATGAGATTAAAAGTTACAAAAGATCAAAGGTCTCTTCAAGGAAACTGTTGAGCACTGGGTTCAAATTCGAATACGGCCTCGGTGAAATGTTTGATGGCGCTGTGCAATGCTGTAAAGAGAAGGGTTTCTTGTAAATCAGGCTTGGTTCAAGCAAATAATCATTGTAATCCTTACCATGCCAAGTGTGAATAACCAATTTTACTTTTCCCccatcttttttactttttctaatattttggCCTGTGATTTATGTGgtgtgaatcatatgttgaTATTGCAcgttttcaataaaaataaaaaaacctttGTGGTTAAACCTATTACCAATCATAGTTCAAATCGAAATTTTCGTCTAATTGTATCTATGTGCACATAACATGTAGAGGTAAATTGATCTCTACACGTCATGAGCACATTAGCacaatttgacaaaaaatttaGTTTAGAACCGAGATTAATAACGGACTTAATCACAAAAGTATTAGTGAAAGTTTTTCCATGACATAAGTAATTTGATGTATGATCCACATCGCATGGATCATTTGTGCAAATTGGCCCAATAATTCATAGTCATAAGATTAGAACACGAGGAATTGGGAGTGAGAGGACCTGCTTAGAACATGAGATCAGCAAGATGCAACACAGACTGATCCCATTAACTCAAACCCCcaccacaaaaaataaaaataaaaataaaaataaaaacacctcATCCCTTTATCACCTCACAAGAATTAAAAATGGTTCTAGGCGTCAGCGACACCTTTTCTTCccccttctttttcctttatcaTAATTTCGAGTGTAAttcattgtttgttttgacTTGGGGGTAAATTGTAATGCATTTCAACTTAgcccaacaaacaaaagaaaaagtcgcAAAAAATCTTAAGCACGTCTCTGTTGATAGTTACCCAAGATGGCATGGCAGGCTGGCAGCaccaattgaaaacaaagcatTTCATGAAAGTCATTGCATACCCACTCAGAAAGTTACTACACAACACAAGCTGACAATGAGCCCTCACCAAAGATAAGATTGCAATGTTTATATCTTGAGATTGTAATGAGCAAATCAACCAGACTCGTGGattgaagaaaacagagagatggagggagagaaaggaagagtaTGTGTAACAGGTGGTTCAGGGTTTATAGGGTCTTGGCTGGTCATGAGGCTCCTTGATCATGGCTACTCTGTCAACACCACTGTCAGATCAGACCCAGGTAAAGCCACTACTTCAATTGATTGCCAAgccataatattttaatggaGATTTCTCTGTAAGTGTGGTATCTTGTaggattttcattttcataagGTCAAGGGAAAAGCCCAGTCTTTAAAGTTTCTATTGTTCCTGCCtcaaaaagtttttttgtctTCTTATCCAAACCACTTAACTTGTGTGCACATGAAAAGTAAATCAtagcacctttttttttttttttttttcttctgttaacAACCAGAGAACAAGAAAGATCTAAGCTTCCTCACAAGTCTACCAGGAGCATCGGCACGGCTAAAAATTTTCAATGCGGATCTCAGCATCCCAGAAAGTTTCAATGCAGCCGTTGAAGGATGCATCGGATTGTTCCATGTTGCTACTCCAGTTGACTTCCAAGATAAGGAACCTGAAGAAGTGGTGACCAAAAGATCAATTGATGGAGCCCTTGGCATTCTAAAGGCATGCTTAAATTCGAAAACTGTGAAACGAGTTGTATACACCTCGAGCGCATCTGCTGTCATGTTGGGCAGCAAGGATTATGTAGAGGAACTGGATGAGAGCTTTTGGAGTGACATAGATTACATTAAAGCCGTCAAGCCATATGGAGGCTCATACATGATTTCAAAGACATTAACTGAAAGGGCAGTTCTTGAATTTTCAGAGAAATATGGATTGGATGTTGTGACAGTAATTCCTTCTTTTGTTGTTGGCCCATTCATTTGTCCTAAGCTCCCCGGCTCTGTTCAAACCATTTTGTCTCTTGCATTTGGTATGTATAGCTTGTCATTACTAAGAAacttgtttgatttggttgcATTTGCAAGAAATAGCATATGTTTGCTCTACTTGAATTCTATTTATGCAGACAATACATGTTGCCTCTTGTTAAATTTGAGGGCTTCAAAGGCTTTATTTACAGTCATCAAATGGCATGCCTTGAAAGTTCCTCATGCACATGCATCTTAGAAGAAGTTTGTTTAACGAGGGATCTCTATAGTTTTAGGTCTTAGAGTAAGCAACTCTATAATGTAACTTTGgaaatttgttttcctttttgttctcAAACAATCAACTAATAAACGAGTTTCGGAAATAAAATCCTACGAAGT
Above is a window of Prunus persica cultivar Lovell chromosome G2, Prunus_persica_NCBIv2, whole genome shotgun sequence DNA encoding:
- the LOC18785743 gene encoding protein BRI1-5 ENHANCED 1: MEEVGGGTVCVTGGTGYVASWLIMRLLQHGYSVRATVRSNPSAESKRDISYLTNLPGAPDRLQIFHADLNQPETFNEAIQGCTGVFHVAHPIDVEGKEPEETVTNRALEGTLGILKACINSKTVKRVIYTSSLATILFNSKGLSETDESTWSELDLCKSSSLVSSSYLVSKTVVERAALEFAEKHGLDLVTVVLPIVFGPFICPNIPASVYMGLAPIFGDEDKCKYLTNTYMVHIDDVASAHIHLLEHSNAKGRYICSSVQTTIHELYDFLPARYPDFQIRMSDNLNEIKSYKRSKVSSRKLLSTGFKFEYGLGEMFDGAVQCCKEKGFL
- the LOC18786273 gene encoding vestitone reductase, giving the protein MEGEKGRVCVTGGSGFIGSWLVMRLLDHGYSVNTTVRSDPENKKDLSFLTSLPGASARLKIFNADLSIPESFNAAVEGCIGLFHVATPVDFQDKEPEEVVTKRSIDGALGILKACLNSKTVKRVVYTSSASAVMLGSKDYVEELDESFWSDIDYIKAVKPYGGSYMISKTLTERAVLEFSEKYGLDVVTVIPSFVVGPFICPKLPGSVQTILSLAFGDFDQLSFIINTSVVHVDDVARAHIFLFEHHEANGRYNCSADVITLVQIAELISAKYPEARIPSVDDLSRVEGPKFSGLSSKKLLDAGFKFKYGVDEMFSDAIQCCREKHYL